A single Pedobacter sp. PACM 27299 DNA region contains:
- a CDS encoding TonB-dependent receptor, with protein MNTGKSLSGATLTVDGLSISTLSDTSGRFRMSVPVGTYKVSASLVGYIAQMKYNIVVGSGNPQVVNFELQSQLNNLNEVNINFSRGKSAVATDMVTPLSVQQLTAEEIKSSPGGNFDVSKVVQTLPGVGISNGVGERNDIIIRGGAPNENVYYLDGIEIPVLNHFQTQGSSGGAQGILNVSFIESLKLSSSAFDSRYDNPLASTFVIRQREGNSERLSGNARVSFTETALTLEGPLSKNTTFLASARKSYLSFLFKLIDLPIRPDFDDFQYKVTHKFNAKTKLTAIGLGAIDRFSFAATKKSTLENTYVLRSTPYINQWNYTAGFNLNHQIENGYLNFTLSRNVFDNNLDKFEDELKQQSKRSLKVQSRETENKFRFDINKFLNGWKLSAGLMAQLVGYKADLFNKVSNEITNAQGEVVVPQKVIRFNNDMEFWKYGAFFQASKNIFNEKLLLSAGIRTDLNSYTDSGNDPLKTLSPRLSLAYHLSSKWDVSASVGTYFKIPTYTMLGYLDNNGAALNKNMDYIQSTHYVLGTQFLPRNDLRFTLETFYKQYSNYPVSVANGTSLANQGAEYASVGSEQVLSIGKGETYGVELFVQQKLVRNFFYVASYSYVVSKFSGLNQQLISSSWDNRHLLSLTLGYKLKRNWDLGLKYRYAGGSPYTPFDLQASQQNYSTLGTGIADYSQLNAERLSSFSQLDFRIDKRLNFRKTALNFYIDIQNILKNENDNFPKYTFKRTEDNSGFLTTDGQPIQTNGSNGIPFILNTKSGNLIPSFGCIFEF; from the coding sequence ATGAACACTGGTAAATCCCTTTCCGGAGCTACACTTACGGTTGATGGTTTATCAATTTCAACACTGAGCGATACCTCAGGCCGTTTCCGTATGAGTGTTCCGGTAGGGACCTATAAAGTTTCTGCCAGTCTTGTCGGATATATAGCTCAGATGAAATACAACATAGTGGTGGGTAGTGGGAATCCGCAAGTGGTCAATTTCGAGCTTCAGTCTCAATTGAATAATTTAAATGAGGTTAACATCAATTTTAGTAGAGGAAAGTCAGCGGTTGCTACTGATATGGTTACCCCTTTATCTGTGCAGCAATTAACAGCAGAAGAAATAAAAAGTAGTCCGGGGGGCAATTTTGATGTGTCTAAAGTGGTTCAGACACTTCCGGGTGTGGGCATCAGTAACGGTGTTGGTGAGCGGAACGATATCATTATAAGGGGTGGAGCTCCAAATGAAAATGTCTATTACCTGGATGGGATAGAGATTCCGGTACTGAATCATTTTCAAACCCAGGGCAGTTCGGGAGGTGCTCAGGGTATACTCAATGTTTCTTTTATTGAGAGTTTAAAACTGAGCTCTTCAGCTTTTGATTCCAGATACGACAATCCTTTGGCTTCGACTTTTGTGATCAGGCAAAGAGAAGGCAATTCGGAAAGATTGTCCGGTAATGCCAGGGTTAGTTTTACCGAAACGGCACTGACTTTAGAAGGACCGCTGTCGAAAAATACTACATTTCTAGCCTCAGCTCGAAAATCTTATCTCAGTTTTTTATTTAAACTAATTGATTTACCCATCAGACCCGATTTTGATGATTTTCAATATAAGGTCACTCATAAATTTAATGCTAAAACCAAGCTTACCGCTATAGGTCTAGGTGCGATCGATCGTTTTAGTTTTGCAGCAACTAAAAAGTCGACCTTGGAAAATACTTATGTGCTGCGTTCTACACCTTATATCAATCAGTGGAATTATACTGCCGGTTTTAACTTGAACCATCAGATTGAAAATGGCTATTTGAACTTTACGCTTAGCCGAAATGTATTTGATAATAATCTGGATAAATTCGAGGATGAACTAAAGCAGCAAAGTAAAAGGAGTCTGAAAGTTCAATCTCGGGAAACTGAAAATAAGTTTAGATTCGACATCAATAAATTCCTAAATGGCTGGAAGCTGTCTGCGGGGCTAATGGCTCAACTGGTTGGCTATAAAGCAGATTTGTTTAATAAAGTGTCTAATGAAATCACCAATGCCCAGGGGGAAGTAGTGGTGCCGCAAAAGGTAATCAGGTTCAATAATGACATGGAATTTTGGAAATATGGTGCATTTTTTCAGGCTTCAAAAAATATTTTTAATGAAAAATTATTGCTTTCCGCGGGTATTCGTACTGACCTGAATAGTTATACAGATAGTGGAAATGATCCGTTGAAAACGCTTTCTCCCAGATTATCTTTGGCTTATCACCTCAGTTCTAAATGGGATGTAAGTGCGTCAGTGGGGACTTATTTCAAAATTCCCACTTATACTATGCTGGGTTATCTGGATAATAATGGCGCAGCCTTGAATAAAAATATGGATTATATCCAATCGACACATTATGTGCTTGGCACCCAGTTTTTGCCTAGAAATGATTTGAGATTTACTTTGGAGACTTTTTACAAGCAGTACAGCAATTACCCGGTCTCTGTAGCGAACGGGACTTCGCTTGCCAATCAGGGCGCAGAATATGCTTCTGTTGGCAGTGAGCAGGTGCTCAGTATAGGGAAGGGGGAAACCTATGGTGTGGAACTATTTGTACAGCAAAAACTGGTTCGTAATTTTTTTTATGTGGCAAGTTATTCTTATGTGGTCAGTAAATTTTCTGGATTGAATCAGCAGCTGATCTCATCATCATGGGATAACAGACATTTATTGTCACTTACATTGGGTTATAAATTAAAACGCAATTGGGATTTAGGGTTGAAATATCGCTATGCTGGAGGATCGCCCTACACACCATTTGATTTGCAGGCATCCCAGCAAAACTATTCAACGCTGGGCACAGGAATAGCAGATTACAGCCAGTTAAATGCCGAAAGGTTATCATCATTCAGTCAACTGGATTTTCGTATTGATAAGCGCTTGAATTTTAGAAAGACAGCTTTGAATTTTTATATAGACATACAAAATATTCTTAAAAATGAAAATGACAATTTTCCAAAATATACGTTTAAAAGAACAGAAGATAATAGCGGTTTTTTAACTACTGACGGGCAGCCAATACAAACCAATGGTTCCAACGGAATTCCATTTATCTTGAATACCAAATCAGGGAACCTGATCCCTTCATTTGGCTGTATATTTGAGTTCTAG
- a CDS encoding DUF2256 domain-containing protein: MKNVKKQNLPAKICKVCNRCFTWHKKWEKNWDDVQHCLISVGKTIIRAN, translated from the coding sequence ATGAAGAATGTGAAAAAACAAAACTTACCAGCTAAGATTTGCAAGGTTTGTAATAGGTGTTTTACCTGGCACAAAAAGTGGGAGAAGAATTGGGATGATGTTCAACACTGTTTGATAAGTGTTGGAAAAACAATCATTAGGGCTAATTAA
- a CDS encoding cryptochrome/photolyase family protein, translated as MVNSVTLIFPHQLFQNHPALQKDRAVYLVEEWLFFKQYNFHRKKLVLHRASMKFYQDWLQKNEFTVNYIESDTKENDCRLLVDSLVQQNIKHIHIAAVADNWLIQRMQSACIMNEVTLHVYDSPNFLNTTRSTADYFNNRKTYFQTDFYISQRKKRNILMESDGQPIGGRWSFDEDNRKKFPKKEKVPELELPKENKFVVEAKLYVLKHFPNNYGELNTPCLFVVTFEDALNWLDDFLKNRFEKFGIYEDAIVANESILHHSVLTPMLNIGLLQPGQIIEEALATAKNNNIPLNSLEGFIRQIMGWREFVHLVYEREGGRQRSTNYWKFKRKIPQSFWTGDTGIAPVDITIKKILQTGYCHHIERLMVLGNFMQLCEFDPDEVYRWFMEMFIDAYDWVMVPNVYGMTQFADGGMMVTKPYISGSNYLMKMSDYQKGEWQSVWDGLFWRFMHVNRSFFLKNPRLGMLVNMYDKMPSEKQELHLMHAENFLEQLDSKAT; from the coding sequence ATGGTAAACTCAGTTACGCTAATTTTTCCCCACCAGTTATTCCAAAACCACCCGGCTTTACAAAAAGACCGTGCGGTTTATCTTGTGGAGGAATGGCTCTTTTTTAAGCAGTATAATTTTCACCGGAAAAAATTGGTCTTGCACCGGGCGAGCATGAAATTTTATCAAGACTGGCTTCAGAAAAATGAGTTTACGGTTAATTATATTGAGTCAGATACAAAGGAAAATGATTGCCGGTTATTGGTGGACAGCCTTGTTCAGCAAAATATCAAGCATATACACATTGCAGCGGTAGCCGACAATTGGTTGATTCAAAGAATGCAAAGTGCTTGTATTATGAATGAGGTTACCCTACATGTTTATGATAGCCCTAATTTTTTAAACACGACACGAAGTACGGCCGATTATTTCAATAACCGAAAGACTTACTTTCAAACCGATTTTTATATCAGCCAGCGAAAGAAAAGAAATATCCTGATGGAAAGTGATGGGCAGCCAATTGGAGGGAGATGGTCATTTGATGAGGATAACCGCAAGAAATTCCCCAAAAAAGAAAAGGTACCTGAACTGGAATTACCCAAAGAAAATAAATTCGTCGTCGAAGCAAAATTATATGTACTAAAGCATTTTCCTAATAATTACGGTGAGCTAAATACACCCTGTTTGTTTGTGGTTACCTTTGAGGATGCTTTAAACTGGCTGGATGATTTTTTGAAAAACCGCTTTGAGAAATTTGGTATTTATGAAGATGCTATTGTAGCTAATGAATCTATTCTTCATCATTCGGTACTTACACCGATGTTGAATATTGGACTACTGCAGCCGGGTCAAATTATTGAAGAGGCATTAGCAACGGCAAAAAATAACAATATCCCATTAAACTCCTTAGAAGGGTTTATACGGCAAATCATGGGTTGGCGGGAGTTTGTTCACCTGGTCTATGAGCGCGAGGGGGGTAGACAGCGTAGCACTAATTACTGGAAATTTAAAAGAAAAATTCCGCAGAGTTTCTGGACCGGTGACACTGGAATTGCTCCTGTCGATATCACTATTAAAAAGATTTTGCAAACTGGGTATTGTCACCATATAGAAAGGCTGATGGTTTTAGGCAATTTTATGCAATTATGTGAATTTGATCCTGATGAAGTATACCGGTGGTTTATGGAAATGTTTATAGATGCTTACGACTGGGTAATGGTACCTAATGTTTATGGCATGACACAGTTTGCCGATGGCGGCATGATGGTCACAAAACCTTACATCAGCGGCAGTAATTACTTGATGAAAATGAGTGATTATCAAAAGGGGGAATGGCAGTCAGTATGGGATGGATTATTTTGGCGGTTTATGCACGTAAATCGTAGCTTCTTTTTGAAGAACCCGCGGTTAGGTATGCTGGTAAATATGTATGATAAGATGCCGAGCGAAAAACAGGAACTTCATCTGATGCATGCTGAAAATTTTTTAGAACAATTGGATAGTAAAGCAACCTAA
- a CDS encoding DASH family cryptochrome encodes MMPEKKIALVWFKTNLRLRDNECLFNAVEENDIVIPFYCLDDHLFQITAFKFKKTGDFRLKFLKESLQQLEQDLRKVGSGLVLLKGTPEKEIFKLVKEYGAQRIYAEKEVAPEELCTQKKVTDKLLGLNCSFSTFDCRNLFRAEDLPFSLELLPDVFTAFRKSTENKVSIRPVLPKPLAIPSPPIAALNLAILNELDSTDIIADPRAAIQFKGGTEQAHQRLHYYLYETRALSIYKQTRNGMVGERYSSKFSAWLALGCISARELYEAIKKYEVAYRANESTYWLVFELLWRDYFGFCMQKNAKRYFQRSANLQSMLANTDQFNMKLNHWINGTTGVPFIDANMIELKLTGFMSNRGRQNVASYFCNDLCLDWRYGAAYFEQQLIDYDVCNNWGNWAYLAGVGNDPRTTRYFNIDKQSATYDPDQVFQQLWLES; translated from the coding sequence ATGATGCCTGAAAAAAAAATAGCTTTAGTTTGGTTTAAAACTAACTTGCGTTTGCGGGATAATGAATGTTTGTTTAATGCGGTAGAAGAAAATGATATAGTCATCCCATTTTATTGTTTGGACGATCATCTTTTTCAAATAACAGCATTCAAGTTTAAAAAGACTGGTGATTTCCGGTTGAAGTTTTTAAAGGAAAGTTTGCAGCAACTGGAGCAAGATTTAAGAAAGGTCGGCTCGGGTTTGGTATTGCTAAAGGGAACTCCTGAAAAAGAGATCTTCAAACTCGTAAAAGAATATGGCGCTCAAAGAATTTATGCAGAGAAAGAAGTTGCACCTGAAGAGTTATGTACGCAAAAAAAAGTAACAGATAAACTGCTTGGCTTGAATTGTTCTTTTTCGACCTTTGATTGTCGTAACCTTTTTCGTGCTGAGGATCTGCCTTTTTCATTAGAACTGCTGCCAGATGTATTTACAGCGTTTAGAAAAAGTACAGAAAATAAAGTTTCGATTAGACCGGTATTACCTAAACCATTAGCTATTCCATCGCCACCAATTGCCGCCTTGAATTTGGCAATTTTAAATGAGTTAGACTCCACCGATATTATTGCTGATCCACGGGCGGCAATACAGTTTAAAGGTGGGACTGAGCAGGCTCATCAACGATTACACTATTATCTTTATGAAACCAGGGCCTTATCAATTTATAAACAGACACGAAATGGTATGGTTGGGGAAAGGTATTCTTCTAAGTTTTCAGCCTGGCTGGCTTTAGGTTGTATTTCTGCTAGAGAGCTTTATGAAGCTATAAAAAAATATGAAGTAGCATACCGAGCAAACGAATCCACTTACTGGTTGGTGTTTGAGTTGTTATGGCGGGACTATTTTGGCTTTTGTATGCAGAAAAACGCGAAGCGCTATTTTCAAAGGTCAGCTAATCTGCAATCAATGTTAGCAAATACTGATCAGTTTAATATGAAGTTAAATCATTGGATCAATGGTACAACCGGAGTACCATTTATTGATGCCAATATGATTGAACTAAAGCTAACAGGTTTTATGAGCAATAGAGGTAGGCAAAATGTAGCCAGCTATTTTTGTAACGATTTGTGTTTAGACTGGCGTTATGGTGCGGCATATTTTGAACAGCAATTAATCGATTATGACGTTTGTAATAACTGGGGTAATTGGGCTTATCTTGCAGGGGTAGGAAATGACCCAAGAACAACTCGTTATTTCAATATAGATAAACAGTCAGCAACTTACGATCCGGATCAGGTTTTTCAGCAGCTTTGGCTTGAATCTTAA
- a CDS encoding NAD(P)/FAD-dependent oxidoreductase: MSNMETDVMIIGAGLAGLAAAKVLKQAGKSVLVIESSNAVGGRVQTDEVNGFLLDRGFQVLLTAYPEAKRFLNYEALALCRFDPGALILNKNGISRIGDPLRQPGALMSTLFSSVGTLADKFNMLRLKLKLSRKTMERIFSEKEISTIDYLKKEGFSETMIRQFFKPFLTGIFLEDQLSTSSRMFEFVFKMFSEGDAAIPAKGMGMIPLQLAQSLSVDELVFNEKVETIDGGSVITSSKSVYKAKYILIATNPIQMPAPFQQDLVKSYHSVTNMYFTADKKPFNMPLIALNTLSGKLVNNIAVMDQISPVYSSNGKALISVSLIGHHLQANQTQLQDRVISEMKFWYPDALNWEHLKTYHINYALPNDDQVTNQPGHHLLRLNDQCFVCGDYLMNGSINAALKSGRLAAEAIIKAAEPG, translated from the coding sequence ATGTCAAATATGGAAACAGATGTGATGATCATTGGTGCGGGGTTAGCTGGTTTAGCTGCTGCCAAAGTTTTAAAGCAGGCGGGTAAATCTGTGCTCGTTATTGAATCTTCTAACGCTGTAGGTGGCAGAGTACAGACTGATGAAGTAAATGGTTTTCTTCTTGATCGTGGCTTTCAGGTTTTATTGACTGCCTATCCAGAAGCAAAACGCTTTTTAAATTATGAAGCGTTAGCGCTTTGCAGGTTTGACCCGGGTGCTTTGATTTTAAATAAAAATGGAATCTCTAGGATTGGCGATCCGCTGCGCCAGCCGGGCGCATTGATGAGCACTCTTTTTTCTTCTGTAGGTACATTAGCGGATAAATTTAACATGCTGAGGCTAAAACTGAAACTTAGCCGCAAGACCATGGAACGAATATTTTCTGAAAAGGAGATCAGCACTATTGACTATTTGAAAAAAGAGGGCTTTAGCGAAACGATGATCAGACAGTTCTTTAAGCCTTTTTTGACGGGGATTTTTCTTGAAGACCAGTTGAGCACTTCAAGCCGCATGTTTGAATTTGTTTTTAAAATGTTTAGCGAAGGAGATGCCGCTATTCCGGCTAAAGGAATGGGAATGATTCCTTTACAACTGGCGCAAAGTCTTTCTGTTGATGAATTGGTTTTTAATGAAAAAGTAGAAACTATTGATGGTGGTAGTGTAATCACGTCTTCAAAATCAGTTTACAAGGCTAAATATATCCTGATTGCCACAAATCCTATTCAAATGCCAGCTCCATTTCAGCAGGACCTGGTAAAATCATACCACTCCGTTACTAATATGTATTTTACAGCTGATAAAAAGCCGTTTAACATGCCGCTGATCGCTTTGAACACTTTATCCGGAAAATTGGTTAATAATATTGCTGTGATGGATCAGATATCCCCAGTGTATTCCAGTAATGGCAAGGCTTTAATATCAGTATCTCTTATTGGTCATCATTTACAGGCGAATCAAACCCAACTTCAGGATAGAGTGATATCAGAAATGAAATTTTGGTATCCTGATGCGCTCAACTGGGAGCATCTTAAAACCTACCATATCAATTATGCGCTGCCTAATGATGATCAGGTTACTAATCAGCCAGGGCATCATTTACTGAGATTAAATGATCAGTGCTTTGTTTGTGGAGATTATTTAATGAATGGCTCAATCAATGCAGCTCTTAAAAGTGGCAGACTCGCGGCCGAAGCTATAATTAAGGCGGCAGAGCCCGGTTAA
- a CDS encoding flavin reductase family protein has translation MVNIKSEQIYQLEKRYRISLINSLVGYKSLNLLGTASTEGITNLCVISSAFHLGANPPLLGIVIRPEREQNSTLSNIKSTGQYTLNNVLPEWYMQAHQTSAYYPSNVSEFDTCGFQKLYVDRFKAPFVKQSSICIGLELREIIDVEINGTTILIGEIVQILADDDLIAEDGTVDHVKAKTMTVAGLDAYFLPQAIGRLAYAKPGVEPHEINNPVNS, from the coding sequence ATGGTAAATATTAAGAGTGAGCAGATCTACCAGTTAGAAAAACGGTACAGGATTAGCCTGATTAATAGTTTAGTTGGCTATAAGTCACTGAATCTTTTAGGTACTGCCAGTACTGAAGGAATTACTAATTTATGCGTGATTAGTTCGGCCTTTCATCTGGGCGCTAATCCACCGCTTTTAGGTATTGTGATAAGACCAGAACGTGAGCAGAACAGCACGCTTTCAAATATTAAATCCACAGGCCAGTACACTTTAAATAATGTTTTGCCAGAATGGTATATGCAGGCACACCAAACTAGCGCCTACTACCCATCTAATGTATCCGAATTTGATACCTGTGGATTTCAAAAGTTATATGTTGATCGTTTTAAAGCACCTTTTGTTAAGCAATCCTCCATTTGTATCGGACTGGAGCTAAGGGAAATTATTGATGTTGAAATTAATGGTACCACTATTCTAATCGGAGAAATCGTTCAAATCCTAGCTGATGATGATCTGATTGCTGAGGATGGTACTGTGGATCATGTGAAAGCCAAGACCATGACTGTTGCCGGTTTGGATGCTTATTTTTTGCCGCAGGCTATTGGCCGTTTGGCTTATGCCAAGCCAGGGGTAGAGCCTCATGAAATAAATAATCCTGTTAATTCTTGA
- a CDS encoding SDR family NAD(P)-dependent oxidoreductase has translation MMNFEGKNILVVGGSSGIGLSLVSSLALNGATVYNISRTEHSDWPKGIRHLCLDVLDDLSAMVDFLPEHLHGLVYSVGSITLKPFNRLTEEDFLNDYRINVLGAARIIQQSVKHLKNAASSSIVLISSVAASTGMPYHASVAAAKAAVEGLGLSLAAEFATQQIRVNVVAPSLTDTPLAKNLLNSAEKREASAKRHPLSKVGQPEDISSLIAFLLSDQSNWITGQVIGVDGGLGKLKTS, from the coding sequence ATGATGAATTTTGAAGGGAAAAACATATTAGTTGTAGGTGGAAGTTCGGGTATTGGGCTTTCGCTGGTCAGCTCGCTGGCTCTAAATGGTGCTACTGTCTATAATATATCCAGAACTGAGCATTCGGATTGGCCTAAGGGTATCAGGCACTTGTGTTTGGATGTTCTGGATGATCTGAGTGCCATGGTAGACTTTCTTCCTGAGCATTTACATGGTTTGGTGTATTCAGTGGGTAGCATTACCCTTAAGCCTTTCAATAGGCTTACTGAAGAAGATTTCTTAAACGACTACAGAATTAACGTTCTGGGTGCTGCACGCATTATTCAGCAATCTGTTAAACATTTGAAAAATGCCGCCTCATCATCTATAGTTTTGATTAGTTCTGTTGCTGCTAGCACCGGAATGCCTTATCATGCCAGTGTCGCTGCAGCAAAAGCAGCTGTAGAGGGATTGGGATTATCGTTGGCAGCGGAATTTGCTACCCAGCAGATACGGGTTAATGTGGTAGCTCCATCGCTTACTGATACGCCACTGGCTAAAAATCTATTGAACTCTGCCGAAAAACGTGAAGCTTCTGCGAAAAGACATCCTTTATCAAAGGTTGGGCAACCAGAAGATATCAGTAGTTTGATTGCTTTTTTACTTTCGGATCAAAGCAATTGGATAACAGGGCAAGTCATTGGTGTGGATGGCGGATTGGGAAAATTAAAAACAAGTTAA
- a CDS encoding MarR family winged helix-turn-helix transcriptional regulator, translating to MNYQLIKQVIGLIEKFDTTEDSKSYTKDLIGFKRWIHDDQIDTAHLYDELDWEGKENGRSPESEISTLIVQLNRYAKTYSKSAIYDSEFSTQEEFIYLINLKAFGSMTKTELIKRNLQEKSAGMQIVNRLIGQGWIQQNDSMADKRNKIISITAKGLTALADVIGKIRQATEIVTGNLSTTEKMQMIKLLQKLDQFHQAIYEKNIAPAELVNVAYNEFLKKN from the coding sequence ATGAACTATCAGCTCATAAAACAAGTCATTGGCCTAATTGAAAAGTTTGACACCACTGAAGATTCCAAGTCTTATACAAAGGACCTGATAGGCTTCAAACGTTGGATTCACGATGATCAAATAGATACAGCGCATTTATATGATGAGCTTGATTGGGAGGGAAAAGAAAATGGTAGGAGTCCGGAGAGCGAGATCAGCACCTTAATTGTTCAGCTGAACAGATATGCAAAAACCTATTCCAAATCAGCTATATACGATTCAGAGTTCAGCACTCAAGAAGAATTTATATACTTAATTAACCTGAAAGCTTTTGGATCAATGACAAAAACAGAATTGATAAAAAGGAATCTTCAGGAAAAATCTGCAGGAATGCAAATTGTCAACAGACTGATAGGACAAGGCTGGATACAGCAGAACGATTCTATGGCAGATAAAAGAAATAAAATCATCTCCATTACTGCTAAAGGACTCACAGCCTTAGCCGATGTCATAGGAAAAATAAGGCAAGCCACTGAAATTGTAACTGGAAACCTCAGCACTACTGAAAAAATGCAAATGATTAAACTACTTCAGAAACTGGATCAATTTCATCAAGCTATATATGAAAAAAATATAGCGCCTGCCGAACTTGTCAATGTCGCATACAATGAATTTTTAAAAAAAAATTAA
- the uraH gene encoding hydroxyisourate hydrolase, which yields MFKKLSIFILFIGFTLSGIAQSQKFQLSSHILDISRGQPAQGVLIRLEKQNGDKQWTFIAENKTNQQGRIQDFLPYGNKDHKGIFKLTYFIEPYFKSLKQNSFYPFIEVVFEIKDKQHYHVPITLSAYGYATYRGN from the coding sequence ATGTTTAAAAAACTTTCAATCTTCATTCTATTCATCGGCTTTACCCTCTCGGGCATTGCTCAAAGTCAAAAATTTCAACTCTCCAGCCATATACTAGACATCTCAAGGGGGCAACCTGCACAAGGGGTGCTGATAAGGCTAGAAAAACAAAATGGTGATAAGCAGTGGACATTTATCGCCGAAAATAAAACCAACCAGCAAGGACGAATACAAGACTTTCTACCTTATGGAAATAAAGATCATAAAGGAATTTTTAAGCTAACCTATTTTATTGAGCCTTATTTCAAAAGCTTAAAACAGAATTCTTTTTATCCCTTCATTGAAGTGGTTTTTGAAATAAAAGACAAGCAGCACTACCACGTACCCATTACCTTGAGTGCTTACGGTTATGCTACTTACAGAGGAAACTAA
- a CDS encoding phytoene desaturase family protein, whose amino-acid sequence MPKSKKTIAIIGAGISGLSAAAYAAQAGNEVHVYEKHPQAGGRARQFTTENGYVFDMGPSWYWMADIINNFFQDFGYKASDFYELVSLNPQFEMVFDDGLLSIPESYQDLKKMFEQLEPGAADQLDAFMSAAKYKYEVGMQDFVNKPCYSWMEFASAKIVRSALKLDLLSNFRSYVSKYFTHPKLKTLMEFPVIFLGASPENIPALYSLMNYGGYALGTWYPMGGFYQLVLGMKKVAEKQGAIFHFNQNVEQIVAEKGVATGIVINGELKKFDAIIASSDYHHTETLLNSEFRNYDQKYWKSRTFAPSCLIYYLGFKQRIPNLKHHTLFFENDLDEHIKSIYQEKKWPEKPLFYTCCPSQTDPNVAPEGHENIFLLMPLATGIHDQENIREQYFQEMIQRLEKHTGVKDLLSNLNYKRSYCVNDFISDYNAYAGNAYGLANTLSQTAVLKPTIKNKHLSNLFYTGQLTVPGPGVPPSIISGKIVAKEVNKLKQKKA is encoded by the coding sequence ATGCCAAAATCAAAAAAAACTATAGCTATCATAGGTGCCGGGATTTCAGGTCTTTCAGCAGCCGCTTATGCCGCCCAGGCCGGTAATGAAGTACATGTTTATGAAAAGCATCCCCAAGCCGGTGGAAGAGCAAGACAATTCACAACAGAAAATGGGTACGTATTTGATATGGGCCCAAGCTGGTACTGGATGGCAGATATTATAAATAATTTCTTCCAGGATTTTGGTTACAAAGCCAGTGACTTTTATGAGCTTGTTTCCCTTAACCCCCAGTTCGAAATGGTATTTGATGATGGATTACTGTCAATTCCAGAATCATACCAGGATTTAAAGAAAATGTTTGAGCAGCTTGAACCGGGAGCAGCTGATCAACTTGATGCCTTCATGAGCGCCGCAAAGTACAAATACGAAGTTGGAATGCAGGATTTTGTAAACAAACCATGCTACAGCTGGATGGAGTTTGCCTCTGCTAAAATTGTCAGAAGCGCTTTAAAATTGGACCTGCTCTCCAATTTCAGAAGCTACGTCAGCAAATATTTCACACATCCCAAGCTAAAAACCTTAATGGAGTTTCCTGTTATTTTTCTAGGAGCATCTCCAGAAAACATTCCCGCACTTTATAGCTTAATGAACTATGGAGGATATGCATTGGGCACCTGGTACCCAATGGGAGGATTTTATCAGTTGGTGTTAGGGATGAAAAAAGTAGCAGAAAAACAAGGTGCAATTTTCCATTTTAATCAAAACGTAGAACAAATTGTTGCTGAAAAAGGAGTGGCCACAGGGATAGTCATCAATGGAGAGCTTAAGAAATTTGATGCCATTATTGCATCATCAGATTACCACCACACCGAAACACTGTTAAACAGTGAATTTCGTAACTATGACCAAAAATATTGGAAGAGTCGAACATTTGCTCCCTCTTGTCTGATTTACTATTTAGGATTTAAACAAAGGATCCCAAATCTAAAACATCACACCCTATTCTTTGAAAATGATCTCGATGAGCATATTAAAAGTATTTACCAAGAAAAGAAATGGCCTGAAAAACCACTGTTCTATACCTGCTGTCCGTCCCAAACCGATCCCAATGTAGCGCCCGAAGGACATGAAAACATTTTCCTGCTCATGCCACTGGCAACAGGCATTCATGACCAGGAGAATATCCGTGAGCAATATTTTCAGGAAATGATTCAGCGATTGGAAAAACACACCGGGGTAAAAGATTTATTATCAAACCTAAATTATAAACGAAGCTATTGTGTAAATGATTTTATCAGCGATTACAATGCATACGCAGGCAATGCCTATGGGCTGGCAAATACCTTATCGCAAACAGCAGTTTTGAAACCAACGATTAAAAACAAGCACTTGTCTAACTTGTTTTATACAGGACAACTGACCGTTCCCGGGCCTGGCGTCCCCCCATCAATTATCTCCGGTAAAATTGTAGCAAAAGAAGTAAATAAGCTTAAACAAAAAAAAGCGTGA